The proteins below come from a single Pleuronectes platessa chromosome 1, fPlePla1.1, whole genome shotgun sequence genomic window:
- the tm2d3 gene encoding TM2 domain-containing protein 3, protein MATICQTWRPDRGRCFKTCGIMTLLVLDLVLQCVNGYLSSPHVGQEPPYTRDAQHGPVITSPLVPAASSVSPSDEENYTSNCPSGGLCSRLPDDCIQCNYQYNCTYGKPASFTCKPKKGIHCIGESGQQQTNFSLSIICQFCWQLDPSQYRCSNSTNCMTVSCPRKLYNATCDVLDHVHCLGKRRFRKRLFCDWTGGYKWSTALALSITLGGFGADRFYLGQWREGLGKLFSFGGLGIWTLIDVLLIWVGYVGPADGSLYI, encoded by the exons ATGGCTACGATCTGTCAAACATGGAGACCGGACCGAGGACGCTGCTTCAAAACCTGCGGGATTATGACTCTGTTGGTCCTGGACCTGGTCTTACAGTGTGTGAACG GATACCTGAGCTCCCCTCATGTTGGCCAGGAGCCCCCTTACACCAGAGATGCCCAGCATGGTCCTGTCATCACCAGCCCACTGGTCCCTGCTGCATCTTCAG TGTCTCCTTCTGATGAAGAGAACTACACCTCCAACTGTCCCAGTGGGGGTTTGTGTAGTCGCCTGCCAGATGATTGCATTCAGTGCAATTACCAGTACAACTGCACCTACGGGAAACCAGCCTCATTCACTTGTAAACCCAAGAAAGGGATTCACTGTATA GGAGAGTCAGGACAGCAGCAAACCAACTTCTCCCTCTCCATCATCTGTCAGTTCTGCTGGCAGCTGGATCCGTCCCAGTATCGCTGCTCAAACTCCACCAACTGTATGACAGTGTCCTGCCCACGCAAGCTCTACAACGCCACGTGTGACGTGTTAGACCATGTACATTGTTTAG GTAAAAGGCGTTTCCGGAAACGTTTATTTTGTGACTGGACTGGAGGATATAAATGGTCAACAGCCTTAGCACTCAG CATCACACTTGGTGGTTTTGGGGCAGACCGATTTTATCTGGGCCAGTGGAGAGAGGGTCTGGGCAAACTGTTCAGCTTCGGAGGCCTTGGTATTTGGACTTTGATCGATGTTCTTCTGATTTGGGTTGGCTATGTAGGACCCGCTGACGGTTCTCTCTACATCTGA
- the ulk3 gene encoding serine/threonine-protein kinase ULK3, with translation MASGSSFAPPKLADFILTERLGSGTYATVYKAYRKGDSREVVAVKVIGKKTLNKASTENLLTEIEILKTVRHPHIVQFKDFQWDAENIYLILEWCSGGDLSRFIRSHRILTQSVARRFLQQIACALQFLHERNISHLDLKPQNILLSGSALKLADFGFAQYMSPWDEQSVLRGSPLYMAPEMVCRRQYDSRVDLWSVGVILYEALFGRAPFASRSYSELEEKIRSNQPVELPPGARVSKDCRDLLLRLLERNPDVRITFAEFFSHPFVDLEHMPSAESIVKAKELVLQAVQKDQKGERSAALSLYCAALEHFVPAIHYETDRQRKDAIRQKVSQYVSRAEELKALVASENRLSFEEARTSRDVLREMSRGSPRLLAALEMASTAISKEEMDEHEALDVYQQCLGELLLVLAAEPQGRRRELLHGEIKSLMSRAEYLKKHFKMQETQRDVTLDRESLADSVRSSCCLQ, from the exons ATGGCCTCGGGCTCAAGCTTTGCTCCTCCAAAACTGGCAGACTTCATCCTCACAGAGCGGCTGGGCAGTGGTACCTATGCTACAGTCTATAAAGCCTACAGGAAG GGCGACAGTCGAGAGGTGGTGGCAGTGAAGGTAATTGGGAAGAAGACGCTAAACAAGGCATCTACAGAAAACTTGCTCACAGAGATTGAAATCCTCAAGACTGTGCGTCACCCTCATATAGTTCAGTTTAAAGATTTTCAG TGGGATGCTGAGAACATTTATTTGATCCTGGAGTGGTGCTCTGGTGGAGATCTCTCCCGCTTCATCCGCAGTCACAGGATTTTAACACAGAGCGTGGCTCGACGCTTCCTGCAGCAGATAG CCTGCGCTCTCCAGTTTCTCCATGAACGAAACATTTCACACCTGGACTTGAAACCTCAGAATATTCTGCTGAGCGGCTCAGCCCTCAAACTAGCAG ATTTTGGCTTTGCCCAGTACATGTCACCCTGGGACGAGCAGAGTGTCCTGAGAGGTTCTCCCTTGTACATGGCTCCTGAGATGGTGTGCCGACGCCAGTATGACTCCAGGGTGGATCTCTGGTCAGTTGGAGTCATTCTCTATG AGGCGCTGTTTGGACGAGCACCATTCGCATCAAGGTCTTATTCTGAGTTAGAGGAGAAGATCCGGAGTAACCAGCCCGTTGAG CTCCCTCCTGGGGCCAGGGTATCCAAGGACTGCAGGGACCTTCTGCTGCGACTGCTGGAGAGAAATCCAGATGTCCGGATCACCTTTGCAGAGTTCTTCAGCCACCCCTTTGTGGATTTGGAGCACATGCCCAGTGCAGAGAGTATCGTGAAGGCG aaAGAGTTGGTTCTGCAGGCCGTTCAAAAGGACCAAAAGGGGGAGAggtctgctgctctgtctctgtaCTGCGCTGCCCTCGAGCACTTTGTCCCCGCTATTCACT ACGAGACGGATCGACAACGTAAAGATGCCATCAGGCAGAAG GTTAGCCAGTATGTGTccagagctgaggagctgaaaGCCCTGGTGGCCTCAGAAAACAGGCTGAGCTTTGAGGAGGCCCGAACCTCCAGGGATGTCCTCCGAG AGATGTCTCGAGGATCCCCACGGCTGCTGGCTGCTTTGGAGATGGCCTCTACTGCCATTTCTAAG GAAGAGATGGATGAACACGAGGCTCTGGATGTTTACCAGCAGTGCTTAGGAGAACTGCTGTTGGTGCTAGCAG CTGAGCCCCAGGGCCGAAGGAGAGAGCTGCTCCACGGTGAG
- the tars3 gene encoding threonine--tRNA ligase 1, cytoplasmic: MAACLAERLTAQEEQIRLLNREISTLRDGLCQGLAATGVEVVSLELETLRAENEKLKYRLLHLRRGLQAELELEGAQDRRPQAAKGGTAPAKNTRKDPQTNNRAEHKAAAPDTKSGEKNKKEKKQGDGGTKELKPWPGYVAERLSLYEQLKRESDALLAKKAADSKPITVELPDGRKVAGKAWITTPYQCACDISQGLADNAVISRVNGELWDLDRPLEQDCSLEILRFDNDDAQAVYWHSSAHILGEAMEHFYGGCLCYGPPIENGFYYDMFLDGQKGVSSTEFGDLETMCKAVVKEKQPFERLEISKETLLNMFKYNKFKCRILNEKVTTPTTTVYRCGPLIDLCRGPHVRHTGKIKAMKIYKNSSTYWEGRSDMETLQRIYGISFPDSKMLKEWERFQEEAKNRDHRKIGKDQALFFFHDLSPGSCFFMPRGAYIYNTLIEFIKDEYWRRGFQEVASPNIYNSKLWETSGHWQHYSENMFSFPVEDEVFALKPMNCPGHCLMYSHRPRSWRELPLRLADLGVLHRNELSGTLTGLTRVRRFQQDDAHIFCTMDQIETEMKGCLDFLRCVYDVFGFSFQLHLSTRPEKYLGDIVVWNTAEKQLENSLNEFGEPWKLNPGDGAFYGPKIDIKIKDAIGRYHQCATIQLDFQLPIRFNLTFVGKDGDDRARPVIIHRAILGSVERMIAILTENYAGKWPLWLSPRQVMLVPVNPSCEDYAKRVCKQFTEAGFMAEADLDSSCLLNKKIRNAQLAQYNFILVVGEKEKMTNNVNVRTRDNKVHGELSVAEVLARLTMLKQSRCRNAEEEF, from the exons ATGGCAGCGTGCCTGGCTGAACGTCTGACCGCCCAGGAGGAGCAGATTCGGCTCCTCAACCGGGAAATATCCACTCTTCGGGATGGACTGTGCCAAGGTCTGGCCGCCACCGGTGTCGAGGTGGTCTCCCTGGAGCTGGAGACCCTGCGGGCCGAGAACGAGAAGCTCAAGTACCGGCTGCTGCACCTCCGCCGGGGTCTGCAggcggagctggagctggagggggCGCAGGACAGGAGACCGCAAGCCGCCAAGGGGGGCACAGCTCCGGCGAAAAACACCCGCAAAGACCCGCAGACAAACAACCGAGCTGAGCACAAG GCTGCAGCTCCTGATACCAAATCAGGTGAGAAGaacaagaaggagaagaaacaaGGAGATGGAGGCACGAAGGAG CTGAAGCCCTGGCCTGGCTACGTTGCAGAGCGTCTCAGCCTCTATGAGCAGCTGAAGAGGGAGAGTGATGCCCTGCTGGCAAAGAAAGCCGCAGACAGCAAGCCCATCACTGTGGAGCTGCCAGACGGACGGAAGGTGGCCGGCAAGGCTTGGATCACCACACCGTACCAGTGTGCCTGTGATATCAG CCAGGGCCTGGCGGACAATGCTGTGATTTCTCGGGTGAACGGGGAGCTCTGGGACCTGGACAGACCTCTCGAGCAGGACTGCTCTCTTGAGATATTGCGCTTTGACAACGACGATGCTCAGGCT GTTTATTGGCATTCCAGTGCTCACATCCTGGGGGAGGCAATGGAGCATTTTTATGGAGGTTGTTTATGTTATGGACCCCCGATCGAGAATGGCTTCTACTATGACATGTTcctggatggacagaa GGGAGTGTCCAGCACCGAGTTTGGGGACCTGGAGACTATGTGTAAGGCTGTGGTGAAGGAAAAACAGCCCTTTGAGCGGCTGGAGATCAGCAAGGAGACACTGCTCAACATGTTTAAG TACAACAAATTCAAGTGCCGCATTCTGAATGAGAAAGTCACCACCCCCACAACTACAGTCTACAG ATGTGGGCCCTTGATTGACCTGTGCAGAGGTCCCCATGTCCGGCACACAGGCAAGATCAAGGCCATGAAGATCTACAAG AACTCCTCCACCTACTGGGAAGGCCGCTCCGATATGGAAACACTCCAGAGGATCTATGGGATTTCTTTCCCCGACTCCAAGATGCTGAAGGAGTGGGAGCGCTTTCAGGAGGAGGCCAAGAATAGAGACCATCGCAAGATTGGCAAA GATCAGGCGCTGTTCTTCTTCCATGATCTCAGCCCTGGCAGCTGTTTCTTCATGCCGCGCGGGGCCTACATCTACAACACGCTCATCGAGTTCATCAAG GATGAGTATTGGAGAAGGGGCTTTCAAGAAGTAGCCTCCCCCAACATCTACAACAGTAAACTGTGGGAGACGTCTGGCCACTGGCAGCACTACAGCGAAAACATGTTCTCCTTCCCTGTGGAAGATGAGGTCTTTGCTCTCAAGCCGATGAACTGCCCCGGGCACTG TCTGATGTACAGCCACAGGCCTCGCTCGTGGAGGGAGCTTCCTCTGAGGCTGGCAGACCTTGGGGTCCTCCACAGGAACGAACTGTCAGGAACTCTGACCGGCCTGACCAGAGTGCGGCGCTTCCAGCAGGACGACGCCCACATTTTCTGCACGATGGACCAG ATCGAGACGGAGATGAAGGGCTGTCTGGACTTCCTCCGCTGTGTTTACGATGTATTCGGCTTTTCCTTCCAGCTTCACCTTTCCACTCGTCCAGAAAAGTACTTGGGTGATATCGTTGTGTGGAACACGGCAGAGAAG CAACTGGAGAACAGCCTGAATGAGTTTGGGGAGCCATGGAAACTAAACCCCGGAGACGGTGCATTTTATGGACCCAAG ATTGACATCAAGATCAAAGATGCAATTGGACGTTACCACCAGTGTGCAACCATTCAGCTGGACTTCCAGCTGCCTATCCGCTTCAACCTGACCTTCGTGGG GAAGGATGGAGATGACAGAGCCCGACCAGTTATCATCCATCGTGCCATCTTGGGCTCAGTGGAGAGGATGATTGCCATTCTCACCGAGAACTACGCAGGGAAATG GCCTCTGTGGCTGTCTCCACGTCAGGTGATGTTAGTGCCTGTCAACCCGTCCTGTGAGGATTACGCCAAGAGG GTGTGTAAGCAGTTTACAGAAGCTGGTTTCATGGCAGAGGCTGACCTGGACTCTAGTTGTCTTCTAAACAAGAAAATCCGAAATGCACAGTTGGCCCAATATAACTTCATTCTTG TGgtcggagagaaggagaagatgacTAACAATGTTAATGTGCGCACGAGGGACAACAAAGTCCATGGAGAGCTGTCGGTGGCTGAGGTGCTGGCTCGCCTGACCATGCTCAAACAATCCCGCTGTCGAAACGCAGAGGAAGAgttctga